In the Quercus lobata isolate SW786 chromosome 5, ValleyOak3.0 Primary Assembly, whole genome shotgun sequence genome, one interval contains:
- the LOC115991356 gene encoding beta-glucuronosyltransferase GlcAT14A-like: MDNSPRNLLMYFSNVAYPLESFFHTVICNSADFQNTTVDNDLSYIIWDTTHGEANVLNMLHYDKMVASGTVFARPFQEGDQVLNKIDNSVLNCLPNGLFPGEWCLDKGMNRSTETSKQHEEFFSTWGNINAIKPRSYGIKLGVLLSELAREGTLSTSPCRQQSESRNITRTMRCGNFFEI, from the coding sequence ATGGACAATTCTCCAAGAAACCTACTAATGTACTTCAGCAATGTGGCTTACCCTCTTGAATCCTTCTTCCACACTGTTATTTGCAACTCAGCTGACTTCCAAAACACCACAGTGGACAATGATTTAAGCTACATTATTTGGGACACTACACATGGTGAAGCCAATGTCCTAAACATGTTACACTATGATAAAATGGTAGCTAGTGGGACAGTTTTTGCAAGGCCATTTCAAGAAGGTGATCAGGTGCTAAACAAAATCGATAACAGTGTCTTAAACTGTCTGCCAAATGGGTTGTTTCCTGGAGAATGGTGCTTAGACAAAGGAATGAATAGAAGCACAGAGACTTCAAAGCAGCATGAGGAATTTTTTTCAACTTGGGGCAACATTAATGCTATAAAGCCAAGGTCTTATGGCATCAAACTTGGAGTTCTCTTGTCTGAACTTGCTAGGGAAGGGACACTCAGTACTAGTCCATGCAGACAACAGTCAGAAAGTAGAAATATTACAAGAACCATGAGATGTGgaaattttttcgaaatttgA
- the LOC115991354 gene encoding uncharacterized protein LOC115991354: MSKGYSFLDQISYAKETWRIRVRICRMWKAVNKRSGNNFISLDMIFIDEKKSLMHAIVRKNVFQKFSTILRYRLVSNDLNIIFLLTTSVKECNEESELIPMHAFEFATYDCINNRLNDNSYLTDMIGKLTAVGPIEQVHFHNGSTNIRNLQILLPELFNGDGFSNIGLIATIGKLNLNTTSATKVYVNLDITEVSELIDRYKVVEDEYDNVVRSIPAHDKKPKSESELILQTTMSLAEIKALEWVEGVKKQN; this comes from the exons ATGTCCAAAGGATACAGCTTTCTTGATCAAATATCTTATGCTAAGGAGACATGGAGAATTAGAGTGAGAATATGCAGAATGTGGAAAGCAGTGAATAAGAGAAGTGGAAATAACTTCATCAGTCTTGACATGATCTTTATCGATGAAAAG AAAAGCTTAATGCATGCAATTGTAAGAAAGAATGTGTTTCAGAAATTTAGTACCATCCTAC GTTATAGACTGGTTTCAAATGACCTGAACATCATTTTCCTCTTAACAACTTCGGTTAAGGAGTGCAATGAAGAAAGTGAACTCATACCTATGCATGCCTTTGAATTTGCAACATATGATTGTATCAACAATCGTTTGAATGACAATTCTTACCTAACAG ATATGATTGGCAAACTTACTGCTGTTGGACCCATTGAACAAGTTCACTTTCACAACGGCTCTACAAATATAAGAAATCTCCAAATTCTACTACCTGA ACTATTTAATGGAGATGGTTTCAGTAATATTGGACTCATTGCTACAATAG gCAAACTGAATCTTAACACCACAAGTGCAACTAAAGTTTACGTCAATTTGGACATTACTGAGGTTTCTGAGCTCATTGACAG ATATAAAGTTGTTGAGGATGAATACGATAATGTTGTTCGATCTATTCCAGCACAtgacaaaaaacccaaatctgaATCAGAATTGATATTGCAAACTACGATGTCATTGGCAGAAATTAAAGCACTGGAATGGGTGGAAGGAGTCAAG AAACAGAATTAG
- the LOC115991357 gene encoding TMV resistance protein N-like: protein MLQAIEESRFAIVILSENYATSSWCLDELAKIIECEKELGITVFPIFHYVDPFDVWKQLELFKEAFVKHEERFEKKKVKTWRDALSHGLVGIYPQAMELESLLALDQVDDVRFIGVWAMGRMGKTTLTGFVYDKLRGLAGERNWFGLGSRIIITTRYKDLLQPHSLTKSEIYEVKPLKDEDARHLFYLKAFKKEHITNEFLKLSNKFLNYVDGLPLALEVLGSFLFGKSIVEWKSALERLKGGPRRIVIQVLEISFDGLNDLLKEIFLHIACLFNHEEKDYVVEILHSLDLYPEIGLRELIDKSLLKISDNNELWMRNLLREMGRNIVCQESPDEPGKRSRLWLYEDIEHMLINNTARGYLLELFPFLLI from the exons ATGTTGCAAGCTATAGAAGAATCAAGATTTGCTATTGTCATTCTCTCAGAAAACTATGCAACTTCATCTTGGTGCTTGGATGAACTTGCAAAGATCATTGAATGTGAGAAAGAATTGGGAATAACAGTTTTCCCTATTTTTCACTATGTGGATCCTTTTGATGTATGGAAACAATTGGAACTTTTTAAGGAGGCCTTTGTTAAACATGAAGAAcgttttgagaagaagaaggtgaagaCATGGAGAGATGCTTTGAGTCAT GGCCTAGTAGGAATATACCCTCAGGCTATGGAATTGGAGTCTCTTTTAGCTTTAGATCAAGTTGATGATGTTCGGTTTATAGGGGTTTGGGCCATGGGAAGAATGGGTAAAACAACTCTTACTGGATTTGTCTATGATAAG TTACGAGGGTTGGCTGGAGAGCGtaattggtttggtttgggCAGTAGAATTATCATAACAACAAGATATAAAGATTTGTTGCAGCCACATTCACTAACTAAATCCGAAATATATGAAGTTAAACCATTGAAAGATGAAGATGCACgtcatcttttttatttgaaagctTTTAAAAAAGAGCACATaacaaatgaatttttaaaactatCTAACAAGTTTTTAAACTATGTTGATGGTCTTCCTTTAGCTCTTGAGGTTTTGGGttcctttttgtttggaaaaagtATTGTTGAATGGAAGAGTGCTTTAGAGAGGCTCAAAGGAGGTCCTAGGAGAATTGTTATCCAAGTACTTGAAATAAGTTTTGATGGACTCAATGACTTActaaaggaaatatttttacatattgCATGCCTCTTTAATCACGAGGAGAAAGATTATGTAGTAGAAATACTTCATAGTCTTGACCTCTACCCTGAAATTGGATTGAGGGAACTCATTGACAAATCTCTCTTGAAAATTTCGGATAATAATGAATTGTGGATGCGCAATTTACTAAGAGAAATGGGTAGGAACATAGTTTGTCAAGAGTCTCCTGATGAGCCTGGGAAGCGCAGTAGATTGTGGCTTTATGAGGATATTGAACACATGTTGATAAACAATACGGCAAGAGGTTATTTACTTGAGTTGTTTCCATTTCTTCTTATTTAG
- the LOC115991355 gene encoding receptor-like protein 56, whose amino-acid sequence MAGTVSVLVTLMIAFPACSKSHRNSSTARWNLLWGLTVLVQLHGHRGCFEEERMGLLEIKEFVRSSPNVTNHLLPSWVDDHERSISLLRLKKLETLDLGSNVFNLSIIQSLRLLKSLKTLSLHDNYLEGSFPAKELSVFEDLETLDLSNNELNGPRRIQDFKCLSKLSKLKHLDLAGNYFKREILRSLGALSALTSLKLDSNQMEGPLYDQDLANLRSLEVLNLGGNNFNGSLPKCLCGLKKLEELDVSGNSFEGTLPSCLYNLTSLQQLDLNGNQFRGNLSSWIVGLTSLKYIDLSYNLFEGLSFSLFANHSKLESFQFRCDNEKVEIEKENSDWVPLFKLESLVISNCSLNKLSHQLPTFLFYQHSLRKLDLSHNGLKGPFPDWLFRNNSRLKSATLNHNSFTGHFHLPLCLNSTYVIDVSNNQLNGKLQRNIGEILPNIRYLQLSSNSFTGSLPSSFGNMSLLNTLDVSLNNFSREVPKDLFVGCSMLSILVLSNNYFDGHLDWVPLYNLTWLFILKINHNQFSGAMPNELPNFMNLDLLDVSNNKMSGRIPTWICNLTYVGGILMQNNNFEGQIPCETITAEFLDLSHNLLDGSLPLWSSTRLKHLHLEENNFSGSIPEQFLNMSELWTLDISDNKLSGSIPSAISKTSNLRILLLGGNHLSGNISTQLCQLTNITLMDLSRNLFFGTIPHCFGHTLSFGIFEARYLQWASEFSTSFDGIVDLVYYLDVEINFVTKYRLCSYDDDILTYMSGSIPKSFSDLTKVESLDLSHNRLSGEIPPQLIELTFLEVFSVAYNNLSGRTPDMKAQFGTFDASSYDGNPFLCGLPLEKNCTRRDDSPTPMHSSDVSDEKWYKVDQAVFFTSFSRLLRRVEARECSYDYQILRPSGSVDDKAGLEGRVTEIRAASRESSAARVRVPVTIGRAWWRVRLSLEVGFLGFGRDMPWSTYVLLVSSGEGLICTDLILMSRVCLSLWILDTALRHGGCEMPWSLDPAEKHA is encoded by the exons ATGGCGGGGACTGTTTCGGTGCTGGTCACTTTGATGATTGCGTTCCCGGCGTGTTCTAAGAGCCACCGGAACTCATCCACCGCAAGATGG AACCTATTGTGGGGTTTAACAGTTCTAGTTCAACTTCATGGGCACAGAGGTTGCTTTGAAGAAGAGAGGATGGGTCTATTAGAAATCAAGGAATTTGTGAGGTCCAGCCCCAATGTTACAAATCATCTTCTCCCTTCTTGGGTTGATGACCATGAGA GATCAATAAGTTTATTGAGGTTGAAGAAGCTAGAGACGTTAGATCTTGGTTCTAACGTGTTCAATCTGAGTATTATACAATCATTGAGATTACTTAAATCACTCAAAACTTTGAGTCTTCATGATAATTATTTGGAAGGATCCTTTCCTGCTAAAG aaCTTTCAGTTTTCGAAGACTTGGAGACGTTAGATTTAAGCAACAATGAACTCAATGGCCCCCGAAGAATTCAAG ATTTCAAATGTTTGTCGAAGCTAAGCAAGCTGAAACACCTAGACCTAGCTGGCAATTATTTCAAAAGAGAGATTTTAAGATCTTTGGGTGCACTGTCAGCGCTTACATCCTTGAAATTGGATTCTAATCAAATGGAGGGCCCCCTTTATGACCAAG ATCTTGCTAATCTAAGAAGCTTGGAGGTCCTCAATTTAGGAGGCAATAATTTCAATGGTTCCTTGCCAAAAT GTTTATGTGGACTCAAAAAACTTGAAGAGTTAGATGTTAGCGGGAATTCTTTTGAAGGGACCCTTCCATCTTGCCTATACAATTTGACATCTCTTCAACAGTTAGATCTCAATGGGAATCAGTTTCGAGGAAACCTTTCATCTTGGATAGTTGGCCTTACATCCCTTAAGTATATTGATCTCAGTTATAACCTTTTTGAGGGTTTATCATTCAGCTTATTTGCTAATCATTCCAAGCTTGAGTCATTTCAATTTAGATGTGATAACGAGAAGGTcgagatagaaaaagaaaattcagattGGGTACCCTTATTTAAGTTGGAGTCTTTAGTGATATCTAACTGTTCTCTGAATAAGTTATCCCATCAACTTCCGACATTTCTCTTTTACCAGCATAGCTTGAGAAAACTTGATCTTTCACACAATGGGTTGAAAGGACCGTTTCCTGATTGGTTGTTTAGAAACAATAGTAGGCTAAAATCTGCCACTCTTAACCATAACTCTTTCACGGGTCATTTTCATTTGCCGCTGTGTCTTAACTCTACTTATGTGATAGATGTGTCAAACAATCAGCTCAATGGAAAGCTTCAACGAAATATTGGGGAGATCCTACCAAATATACGGTACCTACAGTTATCCAGTAATTCTTTCACAGGTTCTCTCCCATCCTCATTTGGTAATATGAGTCTCTTGAACACACTCGACGTGTCCCTTAACAACTTCTCCAGAGAAGTACCAAAGGACTTATTTGTAGGTTGCTCCATGCTGTCGATCTTGGTATTATCCAATAATTATTTTGATGGCCACTTAGATTGGGTACCTTTATATAACTTAACTTggctatttattttaaaaataaatcataatcaATTCTCTGGAGCTATGCCAAATGAATTACCCAATTTCATGAATCTTGATCTCTTGGATGTTAGCAACAACAAAATGTCGGGTAGGATTCCTACTTGGATATGCAATTTAACATATGTTGGTGGTATTCTCatgcaaaataataattttgaaggTCAAATTCCATGTGAAACAATTACAGCTGAGTTTTTGGACCTTTCTCATAACCTCCTTGATGGATCTTTACCTTTGTGGTCAAGCACTCGGTTAAAACATTTACATTTGGAAGAGAACAACTTTTCAGGATCAATACCAGAACAATTTCTCAATATGTCGGAGCTTTGGACATTGGATATTAGTGATAATAAATTGTCAGGCAGCATTCCCAGTGCAATCAGTAAAACTTCCAACTTAAGAATTTTGTTGCTGGGAGGAAATCATTTGAGTGGCAATATTTCAACACAGTTATGTCAACTGACCAATATAACTTTAATGGATCTTTCAAGAAACTTATTTTTCGGGACAATACCTCATTGTTTTGGACACACACTGTCTTTTGGTATTTTTGAAGCACGATATTTGCAATGGGCTTCTGAATTTAGTACTTCCTTCGATGGTATTGTCGATCTTGTGTATTACCTAGATGTTGAAATTAACTTTGTTACCAAATATAGGCTTTGCTCTTACGATGATGACATTCTTACTTACATGTCAG GTTCTATTCCAAAATCTTTCTCAGACTTGACTAAAGTAGAGAGTTTGGATCTTTCTCACAATAGATTGAGTGGAGAAATTCCTCCACAATTGATTGAGCTTACCTTTTTGGAGGTGTTCAGTGTTGCTTATAACAACTTATCAGGTAGGACCCCAGATATGAAAGCCCAATTTGGAACTTTTGATGCAAGCAGTTATGATGGAAATCCATTTCTTTGTGGACTGCCATTGGAGAAAAATTGCACCAGGAGAGATGATTCTCCAACGCCAATGCATTCCTCAGATGTAAGTGATGAGAAATGGTACAAAGTTGATCAAGCGGTGTTCTTCACTAGCTTTTCG AGGCTACtgcggcgcgtggaggcgcgtgagTGCTCGTATGATTACCAGATTCTCAGGCCAAGTGGATCGGTGGACGACAAGGCCGGCTTGGAGGGGCGTGTGACTGAGATTCGAGCTGCGAGTCGAGAATCTTCGGCGGCGCGTGTGAGAGTTCCGGTAACCATTGGTCGCGCGTGGTGGCGTGTGCGGCTGTCGTTGGAGgtcgggtttctgggttttggtcgCGATATGCCGTGGAGCACGTATGTCTTGTTGGTTTCATCAGGCGAAGGCTTGATATGCACAGATCTGATATTGATGTCACGggtttgcttgagtttgtggatCTTGGACACAGCACTGCGCCACGGTGGCTGCGAGATGCCATGGAGTCTAGATCCAGCAGAGAAGCATGCGTGA